The genomic stretch AGATGACTTAGTGTGGGATCTGATGAATTTGCAGCATCACATTCAGGGAAATATGCAAGGTAATAACGATCCGGTGCATCGGAGACAGGATGCCCAATAGGAGCAAAATGAAGCTATTGATATGCTTACCAAACAGCTCTCCCAGATGGCCACAACGTTGAATGAGATACGTGGACATGATGGTCGGATCCCTGCTACTGTCAAGATGCCTGACAGATTCAACATTAGCAAAATTACTCTGCGATCATGGAAAGATTATGCCGAGCCCTTGGGAAGGTCAGAAAGAGGAAGCGAAGAGCTAATCCCGGGAGGAAGTGGAAGAGAGAACAATGAAGAGAATCCTATGAATGAGGAGAAAAAACCACTGCCTCAGTTTGCTGACCCACTACCGATTGATCAAGATGAGGATGGGCCGATTGAAGAAAGAAAGAGGCATGAGGGTGAAACCTCCATTGAAGGCTCTAGCAATGCGATCAAGCGTACTAAACCCTACCCCTATAGAGGGGAGGTTAAGAGGCAGAAGGAGGATCCTACCGTTTTCATGAGATTTTTGGCAAGCTTGTTATCAATCTGCCTTTTCTACAAGCATAGAAACTGCCCCCGTTCAACAGGTTTATGAAAGATTTCATAGCTGGAAAATCTAAGGCTGATGGGAAGATTGTGATCGGAGAGAGTGTGTCTGTTGTAATCCAGAAGAAGAGAATTCGTTCTAAGAGGACTGATTCCGGGGTGTTCACTCTACCCATCATTATTGGAGATgttaaaattgagcatgctatgtgtgatctgggagcttctattaatgtgcTGCTTTTCTCAGTTTACAAGAAACTGGCTGGAATCAGATTAGTGGATACAAAGGTAGTCATCCAGCTCGCAGATAGGTCATGTATCAGTCCAGAAGGAGTATTGGAAAATGTGATAGTAATGGTGCATGATTTCCTCTACCTGCAGATTTTCATGTGATTCGAATGAATGAGTCTGAAGCCGGTGAGTCAAGCAGAGTATTATTGGGGAGGCCATTTTTGCGTACAACAAAAACCATAACTGATATAAGCGATGACACAATATGCTTGGACTACAACGGGGAGAAATTCACCTTTAATATTGATGAAACTATGAAGAAACCATTGGATTTCGAAAATCTGCATTCTTTGGATGTAATTTACCCATTAGTCGAAGAATTTCTTGAGACTGAACATTTGTAGGAGCAACTTGCAGCTGCTGAACTGAGCGACTCGATTGAAGATGAAGTCGCCGAGTGGTGTGAGACACTAATGACACAGGActtgaccgatgaagaaataAATGATGCAATAATGGGGTTTTGTCAGAAGCCAAGttctactggatcaagtgaccGATCCCAACTGAGCAGTCTGGAGAAATTACCTGATTTTGGAGAACTTGCAGCGAAAAACATGGAAAAGAACCCACTACCTCAAGAGGCGATCTCGCCTAAGAAGGAGTTGAAGACACTACCCCTAGATTTGAAATACGCTTATCTGGGAGATGAAGAGATATTTCCAGTAATCATCAACAACTGGTTGACtaagaacaagaagaggaagTGCTGGAAGTGTTGAGGAGAAATCAGAAGGCTATAGGGTAGACTTTGTCAGACCTGGTGGGCATCAGTCCCGATCTCTGTATGTACCACATTCGTCTGGAAGAGGGTGCCAAGGCCCACCGTGAGCAACAGAGGAAGTTGAATCCTAATATGAGAGAGGAAGTTCTGAAGGAGGTTCTTAAGCTGCTAGCTTTGGGAATCATCTACTCTATACTAGATAGCAAGTGGGTCAGTCCAGTGCACATGATGCCCAAAAAGTCTGGAATACAAGTAATgaagaatgacaagaatgagttggtgccCACGAGGTTGGTTACAGGTTGGAGAATGTGCATTGATTATCGGAAGTTGAACGAAGCTACTCGGAAGGATCATTTTCCATTgtctttcattgaccagatgcttgaGAGACTAGCAGGGAAGCATTACTTTtgcttcctagatgggtacaATGGGTACTTCCAGATATATGTGGATCCggaagatcaagagaagacaactttcacctGCCCCTTTGGAACATATGCTGACAGAAGAATgtcgtttggcctgtgcaatgcacCAGGAACTTTTCAaaggtgtatgatgagtatcttctctgATTTGTTAGAACAATGCATCGAAATTTTCATGGACGACTTCACCGTCTATGGAAACTCTTTCGAATCTTGCCTGGGTAATCTGGAGTTGGTATTGCAGAGATGTCAGGAGAAAAATCTGGtattgaattttgagaaatgccactttatggtcctcGAAGGAATTGTCTTAGACCATGTTGTATCAGAGAAGGGTATACAAGTCGACAATGCTAAAGTGGAGGTGATTAACAAACTGCCGTTTCCCATGAATCGGAAAGAAATTCGAGCTTTTCTGGGACATGCAGGAGGTTTATTAGAGACTTTGCAAAGATAGCTCAGCCGTTAACCCATCTCCCCAAGAATGATGTGGAGTTCATTTTTGATGAAACATGCTTGAAAGCTTTCCAACTTCTGAAAGATCGACTTGTTTCAGCCCTAATTATTAGAGCCCATGATTGGAATCACCCAtttgaggtgatgtgtgatgccagtgATTTTGCTGTGGGGACAGTTCTGGGTCAGAGAATTGATGGGAAGAGTTACGTCATTTTATACGCTTCGAAAACTTTGAAACAAGCTCAAAAGAACTACGACACAACGGAAAAGGAAATGTTGGCCATTGTTTATTCCTTCGAGAAATTTTGACCGTATTTGCTTGGTTCCAAGGTGATTGTGTATACTGATGATGCCACAATCAAATACTTGTTGGCGAAGAAAGATTCCAAGCCCAGGTTGATCCGCTGGGTACTATTACTACAAGAATTCAATTGGGAGGCGAAAGATAAGGGAGAAACCGAGAATAAGGTTGCTGATAATTTGAGTAGAATAATTCAGGGGGAAGATAAGGAGGATATTCCCGATGTTTTTCCGGAAGAACATCTGTACTATGCCAAGGGATCGACTGTCTTGATCAGTCTGAAAGATGTGCTCGACTCAACTGATCTAGAGGAATTTTTGAATGAGCTATGCAAGAGACAAGCTGAACCATGGGTTGCCGACTTGGCAAATTACCTGGTAACTGG from Salvia splendens isolate huo1 chromosome 15, SspV2, whole genome shotgun sequence encodes the following:
- the LOC121766868 gene encoding uncharacterized protein LOC121766868, which produces MKDFIAGKSKADGKIVIGESVSVVIQKKRIRSKRTDSGVFTLPIIIGDVKIEHAMCDLGASINVLLFSVYKKLAGIRLVDTKVVIQLADRSYFHVIRMNESEAGESSRVLLGRPFLRTTKTITDISDDTICLDYNGEKFTFNIDETMKKPLDFENLHSLDEQLAAAELSDSIEDEVAEWCETLMTQDLTDEEINDAIMGFCQKPSSTGSSDRSQLSSLEKLPDFGELAAKNMEKNPLPQEAISPKKELKTLPLDLKYAYLGDEEIFPVIINNWLTKNKKRKCWKC